From the Gammaproteobacteria bacterium genome, one window contains:
- a CDS encoding Ca-activated chloride channel homolog yields the protein MPSDPGFHFAEPFWLLLLAVPLLLRLLPAVRQHAQEERRLQRYADPHLLPHLLVQGSLRRKRQYGLIWWKLVWSLGVLALAGPRWDYTDLDIYQPGYDVVVLLDVSRSMEVTDVKPSRIARARQEIEDLLHLKAGLRIGLIGYASVAHIVAPITDDAQTLHNLLPSLSPELVRLPGSRLSAALDRARRLLAAQPPGSSRHLLLISDGDFDEPGLETLVQRLHDSGIRFHVLGIGTAQGGEVPLSSQGGILHDPTTGNVVVSRIDESLLRSLARAGGGEYQHAVFQDDDTRALVRAIFNGGEAKAVESGHQRVWHERYYLLVSLIILLILPWFRRGRAASLQRL from the coding sequence ATGCCTTCTGACCCTGGTTTCCATTTTGCCGAGCCATTTTGGCTCCTCTTGTTGGCTGTGCCTCTATTGCTGCGCTTGCTACCGGCAGTACGGCAACACGCCCAAGAAGAAAGACGATTGCAGCGTTATGCCGACCCCCACCTCCTCCCCCATTTGTTGGTTCAGGGAAGTCTCAGACGGAAACGACAATACGGGTTGATCTGGTGGAAACTCGTTTGGAGCCTCGGGGTACTGGCCTTGGCGGGTCCGCGTTGGGATTACACCGACCTAGATATCTATCAACCTGGCTACGACGTAGTGGTACTCCTGGACGTATCCCGTTCGATGGAAGTAACCGACGTAAAACCCAGCCGAATTGCCCGCGCCCGTCAAGAAATTGAGGACCTTTTGCATCTCAAGGCCGGATTGCGTATTGGTTTAATCGGCTACGCCTCGGTGGCCCATATTGTGGCCCCCATCACCGACGATGCCCAAACCCTGCACAATCTGCTGCCTTCTCTCTCTCCGGAATTGGTACGTCTACCCGGTAGCCGTCTGTCTGCGGCTCTCGACCGAGCTCGTCGGCTCCTCGCGGCCCAACCTCCGGGCAGCTCCCGACACCTATTGCTGATCAGCGATGGAGACTTCGACGAACCGGGGCTAGAAACCCTCGTACAACGACTCCACGATTCAGGCATCCGCTTCCATGTATTGGGGATAGGAACCGCGCAGGGAGGCGAGGTCCCGCTGTCGTCACAGGGAGGGATATTGCATGATCCCACCACGGGCAATGTCGTAGTCTCGCGTATCGACGAATCCCTACTGCGCAGTCTGGCCCGAGCCGGAGGTGGTGAGTATCAACATGCAGTCTTCCAGGACGACGATACCCGAGCCCTGGTACGCGCCATTTTCAATGGAGGTGAGGCCAAAGCGGTAGAAAGTGGCCACCAACGGGTCTGGCACGAACGCTACTACCTCCTGGTATCACTGATAATTCTACTGATCCTGCCGTGGTTTCGACGCGGTCGTGCCGCCAGTTTGCAGCGGCTTTGA